In Torulaspora delbrueckii CBS 1146 chromosome 1, complete genome, one genomic interval encodes:
- the MRPL50 gene encoding mitochondrial 54S ribosomal protein bL9m MRPL50 (similar to Saccharomyces cerevisiae MRPL50 (YNR022C); ancestral locus Anc_6.321) has translation MFRPTAMRMSALSKRTKKVKIQVLKDFPMFNLVKGEVTQVKPSFMRNYLHNFNGARYIMQDSDINQLLLQKSLAKEVLLKEKVKSTPISTITKKDVKKEAAQSVTKPDVEKSKPKGLLEREITIKDVKIPGLDL, from the coding sequence ATGTTTAGACCCACTGCTATGCGCATGAGCGCTCTATCGAAGCGTAcaaagaaggtgaagataCAGGTTCTAAAGGACTTTCCCATGTTTAACCTTGTGAAAGGGGAAGTGACGCAAGTGAAACCATCATTTATGAGAAATTACCTACACAATTTTAATGGAGCTCGCTACATAATGCAAGATAGTGATATCAATCAACTACTACTTCAAAAGAGTCTagcaaaagaagttttGCTGAAAGAAAAGGTGAAGAGTACTCCTATCAGTACTATTACTAAAAAGGATGTAAAAAAAGAGGCTGCTCAGTCTGTAACAAAGCCTGATGTTGAGAAATCAAAGCCAAAGGGATTGCTGGAAAGAGAGATTACGATCAAGGATGTCAAAATTCCAGGTCTTGATCTTTGA
- the ATP23 gene encoding putative metalloprotease (similar to Saccharomyces cerevisiae ATP23 (YNR020C); ancestral locus Anc_6.318): MADNTAIPPPPREDMKKPDPPKDPASAQGFQWWRRTFQYKTGLGLTTEEKKQYENDYQFILQRQQCKQCYDYRDWILNYSPTVRFMAQQISKLNVKSNGDVLPFDESKVICDVCPDWKSGGFHPELGILLCQNRIRDKWHLEDTLAHEMIHYFDNLKWQVDWLNLKHHACSEIRASSLSGECRFSQEFARRGFGFEISKGHQACVKRRATLSVMGNPSCKDEEHAKAVVEEVWDSCFSDTRPFEEIYR, encoded by the coding sequence ATGGCTGATAATACTGCAATTCCTCCTCCTCCGAGAGAGGACATGAAAAAGCCTGATCCTCCAAAAGATCCAGCTTCAGCTCAGGGTTTCCAGTGGTGGAGACGCACATTCCAATACAAGACTGGATTGGGTTTAACTactgaagagaagaagcaatACGAGAACGACTACCAATTTATTCTACAACGCCAGCAATGCAAACAGTGTTACGATTACAGGGATTGGATATTGAATTATTCCCCAACAGTAAGATTCATGGCTCAGCAGATCTCCAAATTGAATGTCAAGAGTAACGGTGACGTACTTCCATTCGATGAGTCCAAGGTCATATGTGATGTTTGCCCTGATTGGAAAAGTGGTGGGTTTCATCCCGAGCTTGGTATACTGCTATGTCAAAATCGTATTCGTGACAAATGGCATTTGGAAGATACCTTAGCCCATGAGATGATCCATTATTTTGATAACTTGAAATGGCAAGTTGATTGGCTCAATTTGAAGCATCATGCCTGTTCCGAGATTAGAGCGTCTTCACTGAGTGGAGAATGTCGATTTTCTCAGGAATTCGCAAGAAGAGGTTTTGGATTTGAGATCAGTAAAGGTCATCAAGCTTGTGTCAAGAGGAGGGCAACTCTTAGTGTGATGGGTAATCCTAGTTGTAAAGACGAGGAGCATGCTAAAGCTGTAGTGGAGGAAGTATGGGACAGTTGCTTCAGTGATACGagaccttttgaagagatATATAGGTAG
- the TDEL0A07340 gene encoding uncharacterized protein (similar to Saccharomyces cerevisiae YCR051W; ancestral locus Anc_6.319), with product MNIWTAASDGREDVVEQLLAQNNGLNANSKDPNGYTSVHAAAAYGHIELLKKLCKQYNGDINIRDNDGDTPLHHCEDVNTAKIIVEVLGGDISLTNEEGKTALQSFEEDAEFPELIQYMRLQSGIPQDQDSLGIDADQLQQFRDNIRYTLETEPEDLNDPESQARRKKLEQIIQGENAEQELENYIREIIRSQIMTNGEPGAAEEQKGSNAKRRK from the coding sequence ATGAATATTTGGACTGCTGCAAGTGACGGAAGAGAGGATGTCGTCGAGCAACTCCTAGCTCAAAACAACGGACTAAATGCCAATAGTAAAGACCCGAACGGCTACACATCTGTTCACGCAGCTGCAGCATATGGTCATATTGAGCTGCTAAAGAAGTTGTGCAAGCAGTATAACGGTGATATAAACATTCGAGACAACGATGGGGATACTCCACTTCACCACTGTGAAGACGTCAACACTGCCAAAATTATCGTCGAAGTGCTAGGTGGAGATATAAGCTTGACCAACGAGGAGGGCAAGACTGCACTACAGagtttcgaagaagatgcagaGTTTCCAGAACTTATCCAGTACATGCGTCTGCAAAGTGGTATCCCACAGGATCAGGATAGTCTGGGTATCGACGCGGACCAACTGCAACAGTTCAGGGACAACATACGATATACCCTTGAGACAGAACCTGAAGATCTGAACGATCCAGAGTCACAAGCCCGCagaaagaagctggaaCAAATCATACAGGGCGAGAACGCAGAACAAGAACTCGAAAACTACATCAGAGAGATTATCCGCTCGCAGATCATGACCAATGGTGAACCAGGGGCAGCCGAAGAGCAAAAAGGGTCAAACGCTAAGCGTAGAAAGTAG
- the RSC6 gene encoding Rsc6p (similar to Saccharomyces cerevisiae RSC6 (YCR052W) and SNF12 (YNR023W); ancestral locus Anc_6.322) yields MKASLANASNSGQAASVLGGQPNGDVNGSPTGQQTNPIPTTQPTDSYIPSYLSDLVPELRLYEQLKESERRIDVYLARKKIDLHQSVSQWNNSKTSQTPQNKKDVKYLRVFVSNIAENQPWQNQENEVSEGTWTMRIEGRLLDDRDVQDAERPKFSSFLQAIAVDFKKPKKELEREEKQDEQDVTMGGVDEEKPEDLLNLSLPLQLPDDSADLNGSERTRIQEQKPNAEQQGSEIADAVEWHLDPKNPVEFDGLDIKRPGSENVDCIITIQQKGLTGEDLEYSPQLAALIGISHGSLHEAVYSLYKYILMNELLVNDETSIKTLSNSPSDSTNGEKTMVQLDESLQKLLRSVPSNNDDSMPTVLRLSEIPPLINAHISPMPPVKIDYTIRVDKASTYGELVFDLEVPNQASGKKTKDELAAEGVALLTDFNKLTTELQGDLRKLDVRTNALQLQLNASANKYQFYDKLAQDPTHFLNEYMASTANALKVLSGDEGFNEDTVRKSQFYKENETMLFENLGVLLANGRM; encoded by the coding sequence ATGAAGGCGAGTTTAGCCAATGCTTCTAATTCTGGCCAAGCCGCTTCCGTTCTAGGAGGGCAGCCTAATGGGGATGTAAATGGCTCGCCAACAGGGCAACAAACAAATCCTATTCCTACTACACAACCTACCGATTCCTATATCCCAAGCTATCTGAGTGATTTGGTACCGGAATTACGTCTGTACGAGCAACTAAAAGAGTCCGAGAGGAGAATTGACGTTTATCTAGCCCGAAAGAAGATCGATTTACATCAAAGTGTGTCTCAGTGGAACAATTCGAAGACTTCTCAGACACCTCAGAATAAGAAAGACGTTAAGTATCTGAGAGTCTTTGTTTCCAATATCGCGGAGAACCAACCTTGGCAAAATCAAGAGAATGAGGTTTCCGAAGGTACTTGGACGATGAGAATTGAGGGCAGATTACTGGACGACAGGGACGTTCAGGATGCCGAGAGACCCAAATTTAGTTCGTTTTTACAAGCCATAGCTGtggatttcaagaaaccgAAGAAGGAGTTAGAAAGGGAGGAGAAgcaagatgaacaagatgtGACTATGGGCGGTGTCGATGAGGAAAAGCCTgaagatttgttgaaccttTCATTGCCGCTTCAGTTACCTGATGATTCTGCGGATCTAAATGGTAGCGAGAGAACAAGAATCCAGGAGCAGAAACCAAATGCTGAACAGCAAGGTAGCGAGATCGCCGATGCGGTGGAGTGGCATTTGGACCCAAAGAATCCAGTAGAGTTTGATGGTCTTGACATCAAGAGGCCTGGATCCGAGAACGTCGACTGCATAATAACAATTCAGCAAAAGGGTCTGACTGGTGAAGACCTCGAATATTCACCTCAACTTGCAGCATTGATTGGTATCTCCCACGGCTCCTTACATGAAGCCGTATACTCCTTATACAAATATATTTTGATGAACGAGCTGCTTGTCAATGACGAAACCAGTATTAAGACCTTGTCTAACAGCCCATCGGATAGCACTAATGGCGAAAAAACTATGGTTCAGCTTGACGAATCTTTACAAAAATTGCTTCGCTCCGTCCCAAGCAACAATGACGACTCCATGCCAACCGTACTCAGACTTTCAGAAATTCCACCTTTGATCAACGCTCACATATCACCTATGCCACCGGTCAAGATCGACTACACCATACGAGTAGACAAGGCATCCACATATGGTGAATTGGTATTCGATCTCGAAGTACCCAACCAAGCCTCAGGTAAGAAAACTAAAGACGAACTCGCGGCAGAAGGTGTTGCTCTCCTCACCGATTTCAACAAGCTCACCACAGAATTACAAGGTGATTTACGGAAACTTGACGTTCGCACCAACGCCCTCCAACTCCAACTCAACGCCAGTGCGAATAAATACCAATTCTACGACAAGCTCGCGCAGGACCCCACACATTTCCTCAACGAGTACATGGCCTCTACAGCGAATGCTCTGAAGGTTTTATCCGGTGACGAAGGTTTTAACGAAGACACTGTCAGAAAGTCTCAATTTTACAAGGAGAACGAAACGATGCTTTTCGAAAACCTTGGAGTACTACTGGCCAATGGCAGAATGTAA
- the TDEL0A07350 gene encoding uncharacterized protein (similar to Saccharomyces cerevisiae YNR021W; ancestral locus Anc_6.320) has product MSAFLQPIIKGMDKVTALNAKYLALTFEEQKNMTFVERLRFYNWTFEIFALAMLVLVFVAYKYGVIVNENRAKKLFGSLNSFLQDDLQFARVGFSKGDGSKVPYIEEGQKTWYTTFATGRSAIASLSVRVHMFSRSNPVAMLMESLVNLMFPSSMTVKDVSEYCEVVIKPNGTFVSSETAKPNNDAKDVVNKFKFITSIVNKSSMNELRRENYYLSLTHTSESDKLPVEYVFMSELNQLNGFTLHYADAGFNELLKRAGNFLQSICFTDLPANKPLTDKLWDATQKPRAVIRTKIPVSEQDLSLLKELVSAVVQIFDNVTREIVQKSPQAFINSDILKKSNQLRTQELARIVKAMKQVEREMAQEKKQEAEKEKRRQLKATGEQEKFDQKMKEKRERRLRNKQKVRM; this is encoded by the coding sequence ATGTCTGCTTTCTTACAGCCCATTATTAAGGGCATGGATAAGGTTACGGCCTTGAATGCTAAGTATCTGGCATTGACCTTTGAGGAACAGAAAAATATGACCTTTGTGGAAAGACTGAGGTTCTACAATTGGAcgtttgaaatttttgcGCTTGCAATGCTTGTATTGGTATTTGTAGCGTACAAATACGGTGTGATTGTCAATGAAAACCGTGCCAAGAAGCTGTTTGGATCTTTGAACAGTTTTTTGCAGGACGATTTACAGTTTGCTCGTGTGGGATTCTCTAAAGGCGATGGTTCCAAAGTTCCTTACATCGAGGAAGGTCAAAAGACGTGGTATACTACCTTCGCCACTGGTCGTTCAGCGATTGCAAGCCTGAGTGTGAGAGTTCATATGTTTTCTCGCAGTAATCCAGTGGCTATGTTGATGGAGTCTCTTGTCAACTTAATGTTCCCTTCTTCTATGACTGTTAAGGACGTTTCCGAGTACTGTGAAGTCGTTATCAAGCCAAATGGTACTTTTGTAAGCAGTGAGACTGCCAAGCCTAACAATGATGCCAAGGATGTTGTCAACAAGTTTAAGTTCATCACTTCTATTGTGAacaaatcttcaatgaacGAACTACGTCGTGAGAACTATTATTTGTCATTGACCCATACATCTGAAAGTGATAAGCTGCCAGTTGAATACGTCTTTATGTCCGAGTTGAACCAGTTGAATGGTTTTACTTTGCATTATGCTGACGCTGGTTTCAACGAGCTATTGAAAAGGGCAGGGAACTTTTTGCAATCAATTTGCTTCACTGATCTGCCTGCTAACAAGCCGCTTACTGATAAACTTTGGGATGCCACTCAAAAACCTCGTGCTGTTATTCGTACCAAGATTCCAGTTTCTGAACAGGATTTAagtcttttgaaagagctCGTTAGTGCAGTGGTACAGATCTTCGACAACGTTACTCGTGAAATCGTCCAAAAATCGCCTCAGGCTTTCATCAACAGTGacatcttgaagaagtcaAACCAATTGCGTACACAGGAATTGGCAAGAATCGTGAAGGCAATGAAACAGGTCGAAAGAGAAATGGCTCAGGAGAAAAAACAGGAAGctgagaaggagaaaagACGTCAATTGAAAGCTACAGGTGAGCAAGAAAAGTTCGAccaaaagatgaaggagaagagagagagaCGTTTGAGAAACAAACAAAAAGTTAGAATGTGA